From a single Myxocyprinus asiaticus isolate MX2 ecotype Aquarium Trade chromosome 47, UBuf_Myxa_2, whole genome shotgun sequence genomic region:
- the LOC127436518 gene encoding B-cell receptor CD22-like isoform X1 yields METAVKFILIGCLIQDVLGDFNISLPARIEALKGSCVFIPCTFDIDRNVKDYLTNSVTRKWFKRGHFDNEVFPSSGKLKGEIFGKPTDKNCTTRFDDVRQSDSGEYYFRIESQNLKYSYKKDSTSSHTEVIINVSASPSKPTVQLYDDQMEVKVHQKVMEDSSVILRCSANIYCPYNPPSLTWSSSPNTLILNEQKRQDQTKLISDLNFNITHLHHGVTFTCTIKYQLKKQIRTEKASLTLRVQYAPKNTSVTVNPSGSVLEGHSVNLTCSSDGNPPVLNYNWYRDTKEHLKHLQTGDTLTIMMTNSTHSGRYYCTAQNKHGKQNSSVLLDIQYAPKNTSVTVNPSGSVLEGRSVTLTCSSDGNPPVFNYNWYRDTEEQLEQSGQNLTINKTNLTHSGQYYCTARNQYGTQNSSVLLDIQYAPKISSSSSCSHSDVIVCVCEVRGNPSPTLQWHLSRHPVINSTGTAISEERVKNTSLRNVLTIRQSLKDTPSLQCVSTNVHGTASQKFQMLLTPHHKPGFHHSSLLVGVAIGASVVVMFWIMTHFYKRRQNCKPIETRQDNNTGFILTQRVVVQDEEEEELVFSNKAMMPHGGGFTQESLHYSLIDFTNAEPASGEIIGLSSLTTEYTVIQHHTAGAPEAENDI; encoded by the exons ATGGAAACAGCTGTGAAGTTCATCCTCATTGGATGTCTGATACAAG atGTTTTGGGTGACTTCAATATCTCTCTACCAGCGAGGATAGAAGCTCTAAAAGGATCCTGTGTTTTCATACCCTGTACTTTTGATATTGATAGAAATGTAAAAGATTACCTCACTAACAGTGTAACACGAAAATGGTTTAAACGTGGACATTTCGATAATGAAGTGTTTCCCAGCTCAGGAAAGCTCAAAGGAGAAATATTTGGCAAACCCACAGACAAAAACTGCACCACCCGCTTTGATGATGTCAGACAGTCTGACAGCGGTGAATATTACTTCAGAATTGAAAGCCAAAATCTGAAATATAGCTATAAAAAAGACTCCACATCCAGCCATACCGAAGTCATAATTAATGTCTCAG CGTCTCCATCTAAACCCACAGTGCAGTTGTATGATGATCAGATggaggtgaaagttcatcagaaGGTGATGGAGGACAGTTCTGTGATTCTGCGCTGCTCTGCAAACATTTACTGCCCCTATAATCCACCATCTCTCACATGGAGCTCCTCCCCTAACACACTCATCCTCAATGAACAGAAACGTCAGGACCAAACGAAACTCATCTCTGATCTGAACTTCAATATAACTCATCTTCATCATGGAGTCACTTTCACCTGCACAATAAAATACCAGCTGAAGAAACAGATCCGAACAGAAAAAGCATCCCTTACACTACGTGTTCAGT ATGCCCCTAAAAACACATCAGTGACTGTAAATCCATCTGGTTCTGTGTTGGAGGGCCATTCAGTGAATCTgacctgcagcagtgatggaAATCCACCAGTGCTTAACTATAACTGGTACAGAGACACTAAAGAACACCTGAAACACCTGCAGACTGGAGACACTCTAACCATCATGATGACCAATTCGACACACAGTGGTCGATACTACTGTACAGCTCAAAACAAACATGGAAAACAAAACTCATCTGTACTGCTGGATATTCAGT ATGCCCCTAAAAACACATCAGTGACTGTAAATCCATCTGGTTCTGTGTTGGAGGGCCGTTCAGTGACTCTgacctgcagcagtgatggaAATCCACCAGTGTTCAACTATAACTGGTACAGAGACACTGAAGAACAACTGGAACAGTCTGGACAAAATCTCACCATCAATAAAACCAACCTGACGCACAGTGGCCAATATTACTGTACAGCTCGGAATCAATACGGCACCCAAAACTCATCTGTACTGCTGGATATTCAGT ATGCACCTAaaatctcctcctcctcctcctgtagCCATAGTGACGTAATCGTGTGTGTCTGTGAGGTTCGTGGAAATCCGTCTCCTACACTGCAGTGGCATCTGTCTAGACATCCCGTCATTAACTCTACGGGCACGGCCATCAGTGAAGAGCGAGTTAAGAACACAAGCTTAAGGAATGTCCTCACCATCCGTCAATCACTCAAAGACACGCCCTCTCTGCAGTGTGTCAGCACTAATGTTCATGGCACTGCCAGCCAAAAGTTTCAGATGCTTCTAACTCCACATCATAAGCCAG GTTTCCACCATTCCTCACTGCTTGTTGGAGTTGCTATTGGCGCATCAGTGGTGGTGATGTTTTGGATCATGACACATTTCTACAAACG AAGACAGAACTGCAAACCAATAGAGACCAGACAAGATAACAACACCGGATTCATTCTGACTCAAAGA GTTGTTGTACAGGACGAAGAAGAAGAAGAGCTTGTTTTTTCCAATAAAGCCATGATGCCACATGGTGGAGGGTTCACTCAAGAATCTCTCCATTATTCCTTAATTGACTTCACAAACGCTGAACCAGCGTCAGGAGAGATTATTGGCCTCTCATCTCTGACAACTGAATACACCGTCATCCAACATCATACAGCAGGAGCACCAGAGGCAGAGAACGACATCTGA
- the LOC127436518 gene encoding myelin-associated glycoprotein-like isoform X2 — protein sequence METAVKFILIGCLIQDVLGDFNISLPARIEALKGSCVFIPCTFDIDRNVKDYLTNSVTRKWFKRGHFDNEVFPSSGKLKGEIFGKPTDKNCTTRFDDVRQSDSGEYYFRIESQNLKYSYKKDSTSSHTEVIINVSASPSKPTVQLYDDQMEVKVHQKVMEDSSVILRCSANIYCPYNPPSLTWSSSPNTLILNEQKRQDQTKLISDLNFNITHLHHGVTFTCTIKYQLKKQIRTEKASLTLRVQYAPKNTSVTVNPSGSVLEGHSVNLTCSSDGNPPVLNYNWYRDTKEHLKHLQTGDTLTIMMTNSTHSGRYYCTAQNKHGKQNSSVLLDIQYAPKISSSSSCSHSDVIVCVCEVRGNPSPTLQWHLSRHPVINSTGTAISEERVKNTSLRNVLTIRQSLKDTPSLQCVSTNVHGTASQKFQMLLTPHHKPGFHHSSLLVGVAIGASVVVMFWIMTHFYKRRQNCKPIETRQDNNTGFILTQRVVVQDEEEEELVFSNKAMMPHGGGFTQESLHYSLIDFTNAEPASGEIIGLSSLTTEYTVIQHHTAGAPEAENDI from the exons ATGGAAACAGCTGTGAAGTTCATCCTCATTGGATGTCTGATACAAG atGTTTTGGGTGACTTCAATATCTCTCTACCAGCGAGGATAGAAGCTCTAAAAGGATCCTGTGTTTTCATACCCTGTACTTTTGATATTGATAGAAATGTAAAAGATTACCTCACTAACAGTGTAACACGAAAATGGTTTAAACGTGGACATTTCGATAATGAAGTGTTTCCCAGCTCAGGAAAGCTCAAAGGAGAAATATTTGGCAAACCCACAGACAAAAACTGCACCACCCGCTTTGATGATGTCAGACAGTCTGACAGCGGTGAATATTACTTCAGAATTGAAAGCCAAAATCTGAAATATAGCTATAAAAAAGACTCCACATCCAGCCATACCGAAGTCATAATTAATGTCTCAG CGTCTCCATCTAAACCCACAGTGCAGTTGTATGATGATCAGATggaggtgaaagttcatcagaaGGTGATGGAGGACAGTTCTGTGATTCTGCGCTGCTCTGCAAACATTTACTGCCCCTATAATCCACCATCTCTCACATGGAGCTCCTCCCCTAACACACTCATCCTCAATGAACAGAAACGTCAGGACCAAACGAAACTCATCTCTGATCTGAACTTCAATATAACTCATCTTCATCATGGAGTCACTTTCACCTGCACAATAAAATACCAGCTGAAGAAACAGATCCGAACAGAAAAAGCATCCCTTACACTACGTGTTCAGT ATGCCCCTAAAAACACATCAGTGACTGTAAATCCATCTGGTTCTGTGTTGGAGGGCCATTCAGTGAATCTgacctgcagcagtgatggaAATCCACCAGTGCTTAACTATAACTGGTACAGAGACACTAAAGAACACCTGAAACACCTGCAGACTGGAGACACTCTAACCATCATGATGACCAATTCGACACACAGTGGTCGATACTACTGTACAGCTCAAAACAAACATGGAAAACAAAACTCATCTGTACTGCTGGATATTCAGT ATGCACCTAaaatctcctcctcctcctcctgtagCCATAGTGACGTAATCGTGTGTGTCTGTGAGGTTCGTGGAAATCCGTCTCCTACACTGCAGTGGCATCTGTCTAGACATCCCGTCATTAACTCTACGGGCACGGCCATCAGTGAAGAGCGAGTTAAGAACACAAGCTTAAGGAATGTCCTCACCATCCGTCAATCACTCAAAGACACGCCCTCTCTGCAGTGTGTCAGCACTAATGTTCATGGCACTGCCAGCCAAAAGTTTCAGATGCTTCTAACTCCACATCATAAGCCAG GTTTCCACCATTCCTCACTGCTTGTTGGAGTTGCTATTGGCGCATCAGTGGTGGTGATGTTTTGGATCATGACACATTTCTACAAACG AAGACAGAACTGCAAACCAATAGAGACCAGACAAGATAACAACACCGGATTCATTCTGACTCAAAGA GTTGTTGTACAGGACGAAGAAGAAGAAGAGCTTGTTTTTTCCAATAAAGCCATGATGCCACATGGTGGAGGGTTCACTCAAGAATCTCTCCATTATTCCTTAATTGACTTCACAAACGCTGAACCAGCGTCAGGAGAGATTATTGGCCTCTCATCTCTGACAACTGAATACACCGTCATCCAACATCATACAGCAGGAGCACCAGAGGCAGAGAACGACATCTGA
- the LOC127436518 gene encoding Schwann cell myelin protein-like isoform X3, translated as METAVKFILIGCLIQDVLGDFNISLPARIEALKGSCVFIPCTFDIDRNVKDYLTNSVTRKWFKRGHFDNEVFPSSGKLKGEIFGKPTDKNCTTRFDDVRQSDSGEYYFRIESQNLKYSYKKDSTSSHTEVIINVSASPSKPTVQLYDDQMEVKVHQKVMEDSSVILRCSANIYCPYNPPSLTWSSSPNTLILNEQKRQDQTKLISDLNFNITHLHHGVTFTCTIKYQLKKQIRTEKASLTLRVQYAPKNTSVTVNPSGSVLEGRSVTLTCSSDGNPPVFNYNWYRDTEEQLEQSGQNLTINKTNLTHSGQYYCTARNQYGTQNSSVLLDIQYAPKISSSSSCSHSDVIVCVCEVRGNPSPTLQWHLSRHPVINSTGTAISEERVKNTSLRNVLTIRQSLKDTPSLQCVSTNVHGTASQKFQMLLTPHHKPGFHHSSLLVGVAIGASVVVMFWIMTHFYKRRQNCKPIETRQDNNTGFILTQRVVVQDEEEEELVFSNKAMMPHGGGFTQESLHYSLIDFTNAEPASGEIIGLSSLTTEYTVIQHHTAGAPEAENDI; from the exons ATGGAAACAGCTGTGAAGTTCATCCTCATTGGATGTCTGATACAAG atGTTTTGGGTGACTTCAATATCTCTCTACCAGCGAGGATAGAAGCTCTAAAAGGATCCTGTGTTTTCATACCCTGTACTTTTGATATTGATAGAAATGTAAAAGATTACCTCACTAACAGTGTAACACGAAAATGGTTTAAACGTGGACATTTCGATAATGAAGTGTTTCCCAGCTCAGGAAAGCTCAAAGGAGAAATATTTGGCAAACCCACAGACAAAAACTGCACCACCCGCTTTGATGATGTCAGACAGTCTGACAGCGGTGAATATTACTTCAGAATTGAAAGCCAAAATCTGAAATATAGCTATAAAAAAGACTCCACATCCAGCCATACCGAAGTCATAATTAATGTCTCAG CGTCTCCATCTAAACCCACAGTGCAGTTGTATGATGATCAGATggaggtgaaagttcatcagaaGGTGATGGAGGACAGTTCTGTGATTCTGCGCTGCTCTGCAAACATTTACTGCCCCTATAATCCACCATCTCTCACATGGAGCTCCTCCCCTAACACACTCATCCTCAATGAACAGAAACGTCAGGACCAAACGAAACTCATCTCTGATCTGAACTTCAATATAACTCATCTTCATCATGGAGTCACTTTCACCTGCACAATAAAATACCAGCTGAAGAAACAGATCCGAACAGAAAAAGCATCCCTTACACTACGTGTTCAGT ATGCCCCTAAAAACACATCAGTGACTGTAAATCCATCTGGTTCTGTGTTGGAGGGCCGTTCAGTGACTCTgacctgcagcagtgatggaAATCCACCAGTGTTCAACTATAACTGGTACAGAGACACTGAAGAACAACTGGAACAGTCTGGACAAAATCTCACCATCAATAAAACCAACCTGACGCACAGTGGCCAATATTACTGTACAGCTCGGAATCAATACGGCACCCAAAACTCATCTGTACTGCTGGATATTCAGT ATGCACCTAaaatctcctcctcctcctcctgtagCCATAGTGACGTAATCGTGTGTGTCTGTGAGGTTCGTGGAAATCCGTCTCCTACACTGCAGTGGCATCTGTCTAGACATCCCGTCATTAACTCTACGGGCACGGCCATCAGTGAAGAGCGAGTTAAGAACACAAGCTTAAGGAATGTCCTCACCATCCGTCAATCACTCAAAGACACGCCCTCTCTGCAGTGTGTCAGCACTAATGTTCATGGCACTGCCAGCCAAAAGTTTCAGATGCTTCTAACTCCACATCATAAGCCAG GTTTCCACCATTCCTCACTGCTTGTTGGAGTTGCTATTGGCGCATCAGTGGTGGTGATGTTTTGGATCATGACACATTTCTACAAACG AAGACAGAACTGCAAACCAATAGAGACCAGACAAGATAACAACACCGGATTCATTCTGACTCAAAGA GTTGTTGTACAGGACGAAGAAGAAGAAGAGCTTGTTTTTTCCAATAAAGCCATGATGCCACATGGTGGAGGGTTCACTCAAGAATCTCTCCATTATTCCTTAATTGACTTCACAAACGCTGAACCAGCGTCAGGAGAGATTATTGGCCTCTCATCTCTGACAACTGAATACACCGTCATCCAACATCATACAGCAGGAGCACCAGAGGCAGAGAACGACATCTGA